CACACCTCCTCCATATCGCCCGCCTCTTCCACCGCCAGGCAGGCATCTCCCGCCGCCCGGGCCTGCGCCAGGTCCCCATGGCGACCCATCTGCACGCTCCAGCTCCCGTCCGGCCAGCGCTCGAAGGGGTAGAGCCGACACGCCAGGGGCCGCACCTCGGGGGGCAGGCCACACCCCTGGCCCCGCTCGTGGAAGACACAGGCCCCCGCGCGCGCGAGCAGCGTCAGCCGCACCGGCCCGCGACGGAAATAGCCCCGGTAGAGGGGACGGCGCGCCTCGTAGCCCGCCGCGTCCTCCTCGGTGAGGTACTCCTCGGCAACGAAGCGCCGGGGGGAAAACCCCGTGTGCGCGGCGATGCGCTCCACGTCCGAGCGCGTGAGGGTGGCCAGCTGCTCCCCCGGCTTCACCTCGCAGCACGAGCTGCCCAGCAGCCGCGGACAGCGGGCGCAGACCGGACCCATGGGCGGCGTGTCCGTCATGGGGCGGCGGGCGCCTCGCCCCCGCGCGTCTTGAGCAGCCGCTCCAGGCGCTCCGGCTCCAGGCGCACCACCAGCGTCTTCTCCCGGCTGTAGAGGACCTGTCCCGGCGCGCCCCCCTTCACCTTCTTCACGAACTTCACCGGCACCCAGCTCACCTCGCCGCGCGGCTCGCCCTTGGCCCCCGAGTGGTGCAGCGCCAGGTGCGCCGCGTCCAGGAGGACTTCCTGCGACACCTCCACGCCCTTCTCCAGGGGCACCACCACGTGGCTGCCGGGCAGTCCCCGGGCGTGCAGCCACAGGTGGCCCGGACGCGCCACCTTGAAGGTGAGCGTGTCGTTGTCCTCGCCGCCCTTGCCCACCCAGATGCGCTGGCCCCCGTGCCCCACGTACTCCTTGAAGGGCCGGGCCTCGGGCGGGCCGTCCTCGCCCACCCCCTTGCGCAGCACCTCCACCTGCGCGAGCAGCGCCGCCTCGTCCAGCGCCTCCAGCTGACGCAGCGCCAGTTGCGCGTGCTCCACCTCCCGCGCCAGCTCCGCCTCGCGCTGCCGCGCATGCTCCACGCCCCGCAGCAGGCGCCGGTACTGGTGGAAGTGCCAGTCCACCTCCTCCTTCGGCGTGCGCTTGGGGTCCAACGTCACCTTCACCTCCTCCACGCCCTCCTCGGTGTACGCGGTGAGCGTCACCTCGGACACGCCGCGCTTGAGGCGGTGGAGGTTCTGCGTGAGCAGCTCGCCCACCCGCCGGTGGCGCTCGGCCTCCGGGCCCCGCGCGGCCTCCGCGCGCACCTTCTCCAGCGTCCGCCCCGAGCGCTTGAGCCGCGCCCGGTACGGCAGCGTCAGCCGCCGACGGATCGTCTCCGCGCGGCTCGCCTTGTCCCGCGCGCCCAGGAGCCGCTCGGCCGCCTCGGCCAGGGGCAGGAAGTCGCCTTCCGTGGGCACGAGGCGCGAGGGCTGGCTCCGCGTCCGCTCGAGCACCTCGGGCGAGAGGGGCTCGGGAGGCGACCACTGGGCGCCCGGGTGCAGGGAGCGCCGCTGCGCGAGGCCCTCGCCCGAGAGCATCAACACCCGTCCCGCCTCCGTCGTCAGCACCAGTCCCCCGGGCGAGCCCAGCTCCAGCACGAGCCTCCGCCGGGAGTCATCGCTGTGCAGCTCGAGCACCACCAGCCGCTCGGTGTCCCGACAGGCGAGTCCCGCGAGCTTCAAGCCCACCAGCTCCTGGCGCAACCAGCGCTGGAAGGGGGCGGGCTCGCCCGGCGTGGGAAAGCGCTCGGCGGCCACGGAGACCCGAGCCAGCTCTCCCTCGGCGCACAGGCACAGGAGCACCGAGCGCCCCGGCACGCGCAGCTCCAGGTAGATCAGGCGCGGCAGGGGACACCACGCCTTCTGCACCACCGCGCCCGTCAGCCGCGCGGCCACCTCCGTCACCACCTGCTCCAACTCCGAGGGACGCAGCGACACCTCAGCCTCCTCACTGGCGCGAAAAACACGAACGGCCCGGCGGGAAGTCCGCCGAGCCGTTCAAACTGCGCCAGGTGACTGGCTCGAGTCTAGCCCTCGTCCTCGGACGGAGCGGCCTCGGTGGCGGCCTTGGCCGTGCGCTTGCGGGCCGGAGCCTTGCGGGTGGCGGTCTTCTTGCCAGCGGCCTTCTTGGCCGTGGTCTTGCCCGCCGCCTTCTTCGTGGCGGTGCGGGGAGCGGCGCTCTTGCGGGTCGTCTTCTTCGCGGCGGTCTTCTTCGTCGCGGCCTTCTTCGCGGTCTTCTTCTTCGCGGCCATCTAAAGCCTCCGTGGGTTACCGCCACTCGCTAGGAGTGGGGCCTGCACTCGCATGGGGAGTGCTTGTGGTGAAGAGTAGAGATGCCTTGCCAGTGTGTCAACGCATGGTGATGTAGTGCAACGCGTGGCGAGCCGATTTTTCGGCATCTCGCGCGCGATCAGGGCCCTCCGGACGGTGCTACAGGCGGTGGCTCCGGCGCTCCGGAGCCGATTTTCCGGCCTCCGCCGCGTTCCGGACGTGCCCTCGGGGCCCGAGGCAGTGTCGCCCCGCGCGCACTCGCGCGAGAAACGGCGCGAACTTCGCGGAGTTCGGCAGTGCGAGCGGGCACGTACGTGCTTACCGTTGCCTTCGCGATGAATGCTCACGTGAGAACCTTTCCTGACTCCTTCACCTTCGGTGTCGCCACATCCGCGTACCAGGTGGAGGGTGGCATCGAGAACGACTGGGCCGAGTGGGAGCGGGCCGGAAAGCTGAAGGAACCGCACGTGCGCTGCGGCCGGGGCGTGGACCACTGGAACCGCTACGAGGAGGACTACGGCCTGGCGCTGGACGTGGGCGCGAGCGCCTTCCGCATGTCGCTGGAGTGGGCGCGCATCGAGCCGGAGCGAGGGCGCATCGACGGCGCGGTGCTCGAGGCCTACCGTGAGCGGCTCTTGAAGATGAAGGCCCGGGGCCTGCGGCCGGTGGTGACGCTCCATCACTTCACCCACCCCACGTGGTTCCACCGCGACACCCCCTGGCACCAGCCCCAGAGCGTCGAGGCCTTCCGTGCCTATGTGCGCGCCTGCGCCCCCATCCTCCGGGGACTGGACGCGCTCGTCATCTCGCTGAACGAGCCCATGGTGCTGCTGCTCGGCGGCTACCTGCAGGGCCTGATGCCGCCGGGCATCTGCGACGGGGCGAAGACGATGGCGGCCCTGGGCAACATGGTACGCGCCCACGTGGCCGCGCGCGAGGAGCTCCAGGCGGCGCTCGGCCACGTGGAGATCGGCATCTCGCAGAACACGCTCGCCTTCGCGCCGGACCGCTCGTGGAATCCCCTGGATCGCGCGCTCGTGCGCCTGGGCGCCCAGGCCTACAACCACTCCTTCCACGAGGCGCTGGTGTCCGGAAAGCTCCGGGTGAACATGCCCGGCATCGGCTCCACGAAGCAGGACATCCCCGGGGCGAAGGACTCGTGCGACTTCATCGGAGTGAACTACTACACGCGCGCCCACCTGCGCTTCCTGCCGCGCGCCCCGTTCCTCTCCTTCCAGTTCCGCGACAAACACGGCCGGGGCCTCACGGACATCGGCTGGGAGGTATGGCCCGAGGGCTTCGGCCAGGTGCTGCGCGAGCTCAAGCGCTACGGGCTGCCGGTGTGGGTGACGGAGAACGGCATCGATGACCGCGGCGGGGAGCGCCGCCCGGCCTACCTGCGCGAGCACCTGGAGCAGGTGCTCACCGCGCGCGCCGAGGGCGTGGACGTGCGCGGCTACCTCTACTGGAGCCTCCTGGACAACTTCGAGTGGCTCGAGGGCTGGGGGCCGCGCTTCGGCCTGTACCACGTGGACTTCGAGACGCTCGAGCGCCGCCCCACCCCCGCCTGCCAGTTCTACCGGGAGGTGGCCACCACGCGGCGGCTGCCGAGCCTCGTCCCGCCGAGCCCCGTGGCCCCGCCCAACCTCATCGTTCAGCCGAGCGCGGCGCGGTAGTCCACGTCCTGCTCCTCGCCGGGCCCCTCGGGGTCCGCGCTCGCCGAGCCGAAGAAGCGGCGCACCGCGTCGCGCACCTCGTCGGGAGAGTCGAGCTGGTTGACCTCGGAGCGGAAGAGGGCGGCGCCGCGCAGGCCATGGCCGTACCAGGCCAGGTGCTTGCGGAAGGAGCGCACCGCGGCGAGCTCCAGCCCCGCGCCCACGAAGTCCAGGTGGGCGGCGAAGTGGCGGAGCACCCCCTCGCAGCGCTCCTCGGGCTCCGGAGGCGCGCCGCCGAGCAGCTCGCGGAAGAGCCACGGGTTGCCCAGCGCCCCGCGGCCCACCATCACGAAGTCACACCCCGTGGTCTCCAGCATCCGCCGCGCGTCCGCGGGCGTCTTCACGTCGCCGTTGCCGATGATGGGCCGGTCCGGGAAGTGCCGCTTGAGGTCGGCGATGACACGCCAGTCCGCCTGGCCCGAGTAGCCCTGGGCGCGGGTGCGCGGATGGATGGCGAGCCCCGCACACCCGGCGTCGAAGAGCGCGTGGGCCACCTGGAGGTAGTTGCGCTGGTGCTCGTCCCAGCCCGAGCGGATTTTACAGGTGACCGGCAGGCCGGTGGCCGCGTGGATGTCGCGCACCAGCGTGGCCGCCCGCTCCGGCTCGCACAAGAGGGCGCTGCCCGCGCCGTTGCGCGTCACCTTCTTCACGGGGCAGCCCATGTTGATGTCGATGATCTGCGCCCCATGGCTCTTGCCCACGAGCGCCGCGCGCACCATGGCCTCCGGCTCTCCCCCGAAGATCTGCAGGCTGTAGGGCCGCTCCACCTCCGGATTGAAACGGAGGTACTTGAGGGTGCGCTGGTTGGCGCGCATGAGGCCCTGGGAGCTCACCAGCTCGGTGGGACAGAGCGCCGCGCCCAACTGGAAGGCGATGACGCGGAACGGCATCTCGCTCACCCCCGCCATGGGGGCGAGGATGTAGGGGTTGGGCAGGGTGTAGGGACCGAGACGCGGCATGATGGGGGCGAGAACCTAGCGGATTGAATGGATTGTTCCAGGGGCGGCCGGGCACTGCGCGCGCGCGGGCCTTTGGTTAAGGTTCGGCCCCATGCTGCGCTTCCGGCTCGGAGACATCCCCGTCGAGATCCGTTTCTCGCACCTGCTCTTCTCCGCGCTCCTGGGCACCCTGCTGGCGAGGGATCTGCCAGGGGGAGACCCGGGCGCCTGGCCCTACCGTGAACTCCAGGACGCGGGCGGCCCGGACTATACCCGCACGGCGCTGCTCGTCGCGCTCGCCTGGATGGGCATCGTCTCCGTGACCGTGTTCGTCCACGAGGCGGGCCACGCGCTCATGCTCCGGGCCTTCGGCCACCGGCCCGGCATCCAGCTCGTCTGGCTGGGAGGCCACACCCGCCCCCGGGGCCGCTCGCCGCTGCCGTGGCATCAACACGTGATGACCACCGCCGCGGGGCCGCTCGCCGGACTGCTCGTGGGGCTGGGCGCCCTGGTCCTGTGGCACCATGGCGTGTCCCCCGGCGCCGAGGTGGCGCGCTTCCTGCTCGACGGGCTCTTCGCCACCAACATCCTCTGGAGCCTCTTCAACCTGTTGCCCGTGCCCAGCCTCGACGGGGGCGTGCTCGTGAGCGCCCTGGCCACGCGCCTGTTCGGCAAGGCGGGCTTCCTGTTCGCGCAGGGACTCGCGCTCGTGCTGTGCGTGGCCCTGCTCGCCTACGGGCTCGGCCATGCGCCCGTGCTCGGCATCCTCTTCGGGCTCTACGGCCTGCAGGCCCTGCGGCTGCTGCTGGCCGCCGCGCGGGGTGAGCTCCAGGTGTCCTCGGGCATGGCGCCGCGGCCTCTCGTCGAGGAACTGAACCAGGCCCGGGCGGCGCTCGACCACGGGCGGCTGGACGAGGCGCGGCAGCGGGGCGCACGCGTGCTGGAGGCCGGGGAGGCCACCTCGGAGCTCGTCGCGCGCGCGCACCATCTGCTCGGCTGGGTGGCCCTCAAGGAGGGCCAGGGGCGCCTGGCGCTCACTCACTTCTCCCAGGCGAGGCGCCAGCCGGTGGAGACCCACGCCGTGGCGGCGGCCTTCTCCCTGGTGGGCGACGAGCCCCGGGCGCTCGCCTTGTGGGAGATGGCCTGGAACGAGACGCGCGACCGCACGGTGCTGCACGAGTACGCCGGCTCGCTCATCCGCGCCGCGCAGGTGCACAGCGCCCTGCGCCTGCCCGGCGTGGAGGCCGAGACGGCGTTCCTGTGCGCCGGGCGTCCCCTCTTCACGCGCGGGGCCTACTCGGAGGCGGCGGCGATCGCCGAGGCGGGACTCGAGCACGCTCCGGGCGCGCGCCTCGCCTATGACGCGGCCTGCGCCCATGCCCGGGCGCGTCATCCGCTCGACGCGGTGCGCATGCTGCGGCGAGCCACGGAGCTGGGCTTCCAGGACGTGCACTACGCGGCGTCCGACGAGGACCTGGCCCCGCTGCACGGGCATCCGGATTTCGAACGCTGGCTCGGGGAGCTGCGGAAATCTCTCCCCGCCTGACACGGCCATGACACGCGGGAGTGTTGATGGGGCTCGAGACTGAGCACCTTCCGGCTCGGTCTGACTCCTGGTCCGAGGGCTCCCTTGACTGCTTCCTCTCCCGCGTCCGTTCAAGACGAGAAGATCAACTGGGTGGCATCCATCCCCTTCATCGGCATGCACCTGATGTGCCTCTTCGTGTTCGTCACGGGGGCGCGGCCGGTGGACGTGGCCGTGTGCGTGGGGCTGTACGTGCTGCGCATGTGGGGCATCACCGCGGGCTTCCACCGCTACTTCAGCCACCGCGCCTACCAGGCGGGCCGCGGCTTCCAGTTCTTCCTCGCGCTCGTGGGCACGCTGGCCCTGCAGAAGGGGCCCTTGTGGTGGGCGGCGCACCACCGCCACCACCACCGCTACTCGGACCAGGAGCAGGACATCCACTCGCCCCTGCAGAAGGGCTTCTGGTGGAGCCACGTCGGGTGGATCATCTGCGACAAGTACGGCGAGACGCGCTACGAGCACATCAAGGACTTCGCGCGCTTCCCGGAGCTGGTGTGGCTCAACAAGCTGCACGCGCTGCCCGGGGTGCTGCTCGCCGTGGCGCTCTACTTCCTCGGTGGCTTCTCGATGCTCGTGTGGGGCTTCTTCGTGAGCACCACCCTGCTCTACCACGGCACCTTCACCATCAACTCGCTCAGCCACGTGTTCGGCTCGCGCCGCTACAAGACGACGGACACCAGCCGCAACAACTGGCTGCTCGCGCTCATCACCCTGGGCGAGGGCTGGCACAACAACCACCACTACTACCAGAACACCGCCAACCAGGGCTGGTTCTGGTGGGAGGTGGACCTGAGCTACTACTCCCTCAAGGCGCTCTCCTGGGTGGGGCTGGTGAGCAAGCTGCGCACCCCCTCCGAGCAGGTGAAGAACGTCTACCTGAAGTACACCCCCGAGGAGCGCGCCGCGCTCAACGCCCCCCTCTTCTCCTGGTCCGCTCCCCTGGCCGCCCGCAAGAAGGCCGCCGAGCAGAAGGTCAAGGCCGCCGAGGAGAAGGTCCGCGAGGCCCTCGCCGCCGCGGCCGACAGCCTGCCCTCCGCCCAGGAGCCCCAGGGCCTGCTCAAGCCGTGAGGTAGGCGGCTCGCCTACACCTCTGGACGGCCCACGTCCTTCCCGTCCAGCGCTCGTCTCCCCCCTTGCCCGAGGAGAGTGTTCCTTTCGAGGCAAAGCACCTTGAAACCACCGGGGGGTGGACGTTTATTGGGAACACCAATGAAGGACGAGCCCCCGCCGGTTTCCCGATTCGCGTTGCGCGCGCAGCTGGAGCGCTTCACGCATGCGTCCCTGCAGGCCTTCAACCGGATCCGCCTTCCAGGCCCCTCGGTGCTGCCGGTGGCCGGAGCGGTGGTGGGCCTGTACAGCGGACTGGCCGCGGGCATCTTCTCCAACCTGATTGGCGTCATCCGCGGCGCCGCCTTCAACGTGGCCTGGCTGATGGATGCCATGCGGCAGCCCGGCTCGCGCATGCTGCTGTCCGTCTGGGACATGCTGAGCACGGCACGCTGGCACCTGGAGTACGCCATCATCGGCGCGCCCCTGGCGCTGGGCGCCCTGCTGCTCGCGCGCATCATCGAGCCCGGAGGCCCGCGTGACGAGGTGAAGCGCCGGCTGCGCCTGCTCGCCCTGCTGGTGCTCGGCGCGCTCGCCCTCTACTACCCTCTGGTGGCGCTCACCGCGCTCAACCGCGTCTTCAACCACGGCCACGAAACCACCGAGGTGCTCACCCATCTGCCCTGGTGGATCTTCCTGCTGATGCCCACCCTGGGTGGGCTCGCGGTGGGCCGCCTGCTGCGCGACTACCCGGACACCCGCGGCCACGGCCTGCCCGAGGTGGTCAAGGCGGTGAAGGGCAACCAGGCACTGCCCGGCGGGTTCGGGCTGCTCAAGCTCGTCGCCAGCGCGATCACCATCGGCACGGGAGGCTCGGCCGGGCGCGAAGGCCCCATCGTCTATGGCGGCGCCGCGTTCGCCTCCACCGTGGGCCGCACCCTGGGCTTCTCCCGGCGCGAGCTGGCCATCCTGCTCGCCTGCGGCGCGGGCTCGGGCATCGCCGCGTCCTTCAACGCCCCCATCGCCGGCGCCGTGTTCGCGATGGAAATCATCCTGCGCGAGTTCGAGCTGCGCGTCTTCTCGCCCATCATCCTCGCCAGCGTGGCGGGCACGCTCGTGGGCCGGGGCACCGTGGGCACCGAGTCGATGATCCACCGGCTCGGCTACCAGATGGTGAGCGGCTGGGAGGTCATCTGCTACGTGGGGCTGGGGCTGCTCTGCGGGCTGCTCGCGTATGCCTTCGTGCGGCTGCTGCACCACTCGGAGGACTTCTTCGGCGGCCGGTTCGAGGGACGGCTGTCGGCGTGGCTCGGCCAGCGCACGCTGTCCAAGCGAGCGGCCCTCGGCGGGCTGTGCTCGGGCGTGCTCGCCATGCTCAGCCCCACCGTGTGGGGCAGCGGGCATGACTACATCAACCTGGCGGCCATCGGGCAGCTGAGCCTCGTCTTCCTCGTCACCGCGTGCATCGTGAAGCTCGTGGCCACCGCCATCACCCTGGGCTCGGGCGGCTCGGGCGGCACCTTCTTCCCGTCGGCGCTCATGGGGGCCATGCTCGGGGGCGCCTTCGGCACCGTGGTGCACTACTTCTTTCCCACCAGCACCGGGCCCAGTGGCGCCTACGCCATCGTGGGCATGGGCGGCGCCATGGCGGCGCTCACCCGCGGACCGCTCACGGGCATGATGATGCTCTACGAGCTGAGCGGCAACCACGCCATCATCCTGCCGCTCATGGTGACGTGCACCATCTCCTCCGCGCTCTGCCACTACCTCATCGAGCGCCGCGCGCCCAAGTCGCAGACGGACGCGGAGCTCCTGTCCACCACGCCCGTGCGCGCGCTGATGCGCGAGCTGGCGCCGGTGCCCGCCGACATGCACCTGCGCCCGCTGATGGACCAGGTGTTCACCACCGAGAACGGCACGCTCCCCGTGCTCGATGGCGAGGGCAAGCTCTACGGCATCGTCCAGGCGGACCAGTTCCAGGACATCTGGCGCGACGAGACGCTCTACCCCGTGCTCGTCGCGAGCGACGTGGCGCGCAAGGTGCCCCTGCTGTCCCCGGACACGGACCTGGCGCAGGCGCTCTTCCTGATGGACCAGGAGGACGTGGACGCCCTGCCCGTCCAGGGGCCTCCCGGTGGACAGACCTGCGGGCTGCTCACACGCACCCGCGTGCGGCGCTTCCTCAACTCGCACCACACCAGCCAGCGAACCCAGCCCGAGCCGGAGCACCTCGTGGCGCCGACGGAAATCCGCAACTGAGGAACGCGCTGGTGGCGATTCTCAAGAACCCCCAGGACCGGCACACCCTCGAACAATCCCTGTTCTGCCGGGGGCTGAGCACGAGCGACCTCGACCTCGTCATCGCGCAAGCCCACACCCTGAAACTGAGAAAAGGCGCCGTCCTCTTCCATCAGGCCGACTCCGCCTCGTCGACCTACCTCGTCCTCTCGGGGCAGCTCAAGCTGACCCAGGTCACGGCCGACGGAGCCCGGACCTTTCTCCGGATCCTCGGGCCGGGGCAACTCCTCGCGCTCATCTCCGCCCTGGAGATCTCCACCTATCCCGCGACCGCGAAGGCCGAGCGCCCCTCCGTCGTGATGGGCTGGGAAGGCAAGACACTGGACCAGCTCTTCCTCGAGGTTCCAGGCCTCGCGCGCAACGGTCTTCGCATCCTCTACGGCCGCCTTCGGGAGATGCAGGAGCGCTTCGGCGAGCTCGCCGCGGAACGGACCGAGCGGCGTCTCGCGCGCGCGCTTTCCAAGCTCGCCCTCCAAGTCGGAAGGCCAGGACTCAACGGAGCCATCGTGCTGGAGCTCACGCTGTCGCGCGAGGAGCTCGCGGAGATGATCGGCACCACCCTGTTCTCCGTGAGCCGGATTCTCAACCAGTGGAAGAAGAATGGCTGGGTCCTGCTCGGCAGACAGTCCATCACCCTCACCGAGCCGGACGCCTTGCACCGCATCGCCGAGGAAGACGTGGGCTGAGTCCCGGCAGCCCTCCGCCAGGACTCGACGCCCTCCGGGTCACGCGGTCCGCGAGTCCACCCTCCGGGCAGCGCTGGAGGAGGTGGACCAGCCCATCTTCAGTCCGAGCACGAACCCTCCGAGCGCGAGGATTCCAAGCGCGAACACCGTATCACCGACGACCCGCATCCACCGCAGTCTGGCCATGAGGCCCGTTTGCAGGAACTCCGCCGAGCGCGCGTACCACATGCCGTGCTCGACACTCGCCCAGGTCTGAAGCAGACCAATGGGCAACAAGCTCAACAGGACCATCAGCGCGAGCCCGATGTTGATGGCCCAGAAGGCGAACCGGACCGCGCCCGCGTTCCAGACGCCTCCGACGTCCAGACCCTTCAGACAGAAGAGCATGAGTCCGATGCCCAGCATGCCGTACACGCCGAAGAGCGCGGTATGGCCATGAACGGCCGTCGTGTTCAATCCCTGCATGTAATAGAGCGCGATGGGAGGATTGATGAAGAAGCCGAACAGGCCCGCCCCCACCAGGTTCCAGAAGGCCACGGACACGAAGAAGAAGATGGGCCACTTGTACTGCTGGATCCACGGCCGGGCCCACGTCAGGCTCAGGTTCTCGTAACCCTCGAAGCCGATCAGCACGAGCGGCACCACCTCGAGCGCGCTGAACGTGGCTCCGAGCGCCAGGACCGCCGTCGGCGTGCCCGAGAAGTAGAGGTGGTGGAAGGTGCCGAGGATTCCACCCGTCAGGAACACCACCGTCGAGAAGAGCACCGCGGTCGTCGCGCTCGCCACCCGCAGCAGACCCATTCGCGTGAAGAGGAACGCGATGACGACCGTCGCGAAGACCTCGAAGAACCCCTCGACCCACAGGTGCACGACCCACCACCGCCAATACTCCGCGATGGCGAGGTTCGTCTGACGGCCCCACATCAGACCCGCTCCGTAGAAGGCGGCGATCGCCAGGGACGAAATCAAGAAGAGACCGAGCAGGTGCCGGTTCTCGCTCGGCCGCGCGACGGCGGGCCAGAGCGCCCGTCCCATCAGGGCCAACCACACGAAGAGTCCCACGAAGAGGAAGATCTGCCAGAACCGTCCCAGGTCCACGTATTCATAACCCTGGTGCCCGAACCAGAAGTTCGTCTCGAGCCCGAGCTTCTGCGCGATGCCGAGCCACTGCCCGGCCATCGAGCCGACGACGATGATCAACAGACAGAC
Above is a window of Cystobacter fuscus DNA encoding:
- a CDS encoding NFACT RNA binding domain-containing protein, with the protein product MSLRPSELEQVVTEVAARLTGAVVQKAWCPLPRLIYLELRVPGRSVLLCLCAEGELARVSVAAERFPTPGEPAPFQRWLRQELVGLKLAGLACRDTERLVVLELHSDDSRRRLVLELGSPGGLVLTTEAGRVLMLSGEGLAQRRSLHPGAQWSPPEPLSPEVLERTRSQPSRLVPTEGDFLPLAEAAERLLGARDKASRAETIRRRLTLPYRARLKRSGRTLEKVRAEAARGPEAERHRRVGELLTQNLHRLKRGVSEVTLTAYTEEGVEEVKVTLDPKRTPKEEVDWHFHQYRRLLRGVEHARQREAELAREVEHAQLALRQLEALDEAALLAQVEVLRKGVGEDGPPEARPFKEYVGHGGQRIWVGKGGEDNDTLTFKVARPGHLWLHARGLPGSHVVVPLEKGVEVSQEVLLDAAHLALHHSGAKGEPRGEVSWVPVKFVKKVKGGAPGQVLYSREKTLVVRLEPERLERLLKTRGGEAPAAP
- a CDS encoding excinuclease ABC subunit A; its protein translation is MAAKKKTAKKAATKKTAAKKTTRKSAAPRTATKKAAGKTTAKKAAGKKTATRKAPARKRTAKAATEAAPSEDEG
- a CDS encoding glycoside hydrolase family 1 protein, encoding MNAHVRTFPDSFTFGVATSAYQVEGGIENDWAEWERAGKLKEPHVRCGRGVDHWNRYEEDYGLALDVGASAFRMSLEWARIEPERGRIDGAVLEAYRERLLKMKARGLRPVVTLHHFTHPTWFHRDTPWHQPQSVEAFRAYVRACAPILRGLDALVISLNEPMVLLLGGYLQGLMPPGICDGAKTMAALGNMVRAHVAAREELQAALGHVEIGISQNTLAFAPDRSWNPLDRALVRLGAQAYNHSFHEALVSGKLRVNMPGIGSTKQDIPGAKDSCDFIGVNYYTRAHLRFLPRAPFLSFQFRDKHGRGLTDIGWEVWPEGFGQVLRELKRYGLPVWVTENGIDDRGGERRPAYLREHLEQVLTARAEGVDVRGYLYWSLLDNFEWLEGWGPRFGLYHVDFETLERRPTPACQFYREVATTRRLPSLVPPSPVAPPNLIVQPSAAR
- the dusB gene encoding tRNA dihydrouridine synthase DusB; amino-acid sequence: MPRLGPYTLPNPYILAPMAGVSEMPFRVIAFQLGAALCPTELVSSQGLMRANQRTLKYLRFNPEVERPYSLQIFGGEPEAMVRAALVGKSHGAQIIDINMGCPVKKVTRNGAGSALLCEPERAATLVRDIHAATGLPVTCKIRSGWDEHQRNYLQVAHALFDAGCAGLAIHPRTRAQGYSGQADWRVIADLKRHFPDRPIIGNGDVKTPADARRMLETTGCDFVMVGRGALGNPWLFRELLGGAPPEPEERCEGVLRHFAAHLDFVGAGLELAAVRSFRKHLAWYGHGLRGAALFRSEVNQLDSPDEVRDAVRRFFGSASADPEGPGEEQDVDYRAALG
- a CDS encoding TPR end-of-group domain-containing protein, with amino-acid sequence MLRFRLGDIPVEIRFSHLLFSALLGTLLARDLPGGDPGAWPYRELQDAGGPDYTRTALLVALAWMGIVSVTVFVHEAGHALMLRAFGHRPGIQLVWLGGHTRPRGRSPLPWHQHVMTTAAGPLAGLLVGLGALVLWHHGVSPGAEVARFLLDGLFATNILWSLFNLLPVPSLDGGVLVSALATRLFGKAGFLFAQGLALVLCVALLAYGLGHAPVLGILFGLYGLQALRLLLAAARGELQVSSGMAPRPLVEELNQARAALDHGRLDEARQRGARVLEAGEATSELVARAHHLLGWVALKEGQGRLALTHFSQARRQPVETHAVAAAFSLVGDEPRALALWEMAWNETRDRTVLHEYAGSLIRAAQVHSALRLPGVEAETAFLCAGRPLFTRGAYSEAAAIAEAGLEHAPGARLAYDAACAHARARHPLDAVRMLRRATELGFQDVHYAASDEDLAPLHGHPDFERWLGELRKSLPA
- a CDS encoding acyl-CoA desaturase; this encodes MTASSPASVQDEKINWVASIPFIGMHLMCLFVFVTGARPVDVAVCVGLYVLRMWGITAGFHRYFSHRAYQAGRGFQFFLALVGTLALQKGPLWWAAHHRHHHRYSDQEQDIHSPLQKGFWWSHVGWIICDKYGETRYEHIKDFARFPELVWLNKLHALPGVLLAVALYFLGGFSMLVWGFFVSTTLLYHGTFTINSLSHVFGSRRYKTTDTSRNNWLLALITLGEGWHNNHHYYQNTANQGWFWWEVDLSYYSLKALSWVGLVSKLRTPSEQVKNVYLKYTPEERAALNAPLFSWSAPLAARKKAAEQKVKAAEEKVREALAAAADSLPSAQEPQGLLKP
- a CDS encoding chloride channel protein, which encodes MKDEPPPVSRFALRAQLERFTHASLQAFNRIRLPGPSVLPVAGAVVGLYSGLAAGIFSNLIGVIRGAAFNVAWLMDAMRQPGSRMLLSVWDMLSTARWHLEYAIIGAPLALGALLLARIIEPGGPRDEVKRRLRLLALLVLGALALYYPLVALTALNRVFNHGHETTEVLTHLPWWIFLLMPTLGGLAVGRLLRDYPDTRGHGLPEVVKAVKGNQALPGGFGLLKLVASAITIGTGGSAGREGPIVYGGAAFASTVGRTLGFSRRELAILLACGAGSGIAASFNAPIAGAVFAMEIILREFELRVFSPIILASVAGTLVGRGTVGTESMIHRLGYQMVSGWEVICYVGLGLLCGLLAYAFVRLLHHSEDFFGGRFEGRLSAWLGQRTLSKRAALGGLCSGVLAMLSPTVWGSGHDYINLAAIGQLSLVFLVTACIVKLVATAITLGSGGSGGTFFPSALMGAMLGGAFGTVVHYFFPTSTGPSGAYAIVGMGGAMAALTRGPLTGMMMLYELSGNHAIILPLMVTCTISSALCHYLIERRAPKSQTDAELLSTTPVRALMRELAPVPADMHLRPLMDQVFTTENGTLPVLDGEGKLYGIVQADQFQDIWRDETLYPVLVASDVARKVPLLSPDTDLAQALFLMDQEDVDALPVQGPPGGQTCGLLTRTRVRRFLNSHHTSQRTQPEPEHLVAPTEIRN
- a CDS encoding Crp/Fnr family transcriptional regulator, whose translation is MAILKNPQDRHTLEQSLFCRGLSTSDLDLVIAQAHTLKLRKGAVLFHQADSASSTYLVLSGQLKLTQVTADGARTFLRILGPGQLLALISALEISTYPATAKAERPSVVMGWEGKTLDQLFLEVPGLARNGLRILYGRLREMQERFGELAAERTERRLARALSKLALQVGRPGLNGAIVLELTLSREELAEMIGTTLFSVSRILNQWKKNGWVLLGRQSITLTEPDALHRIAEEDVG